Below is a window of Brachyspira hampsonii DNA.
TTGTTCAATATATAGCAGTACTTATGACAATTTAACTAAGCAAAACTTGCACATAGCTGATAAAATTAAAAACAAAAGTTTTTTGAAAATTAATATTCAGCTAAGATAATATATTAACAAAATACTATATAAAAAGGACTATTAGATGAATAATATTATAACTTCAAAAGAAGATATATTAAAAGCAAGCAGAGAATTAATAAAAAGAAAAGGACTTAATGCTATTAATATGCGTTCAGTTGCTGATGAGGCTAATATTGCTGTAGGCTCTATTTATAATTATTTTAAGTCAAAAGAAGAGCTGACTATTGCGGTTATTGTAAGCGTATGGGCTGATATATTTCATTCTTCGGATATTTCTTTGGAATCTGAGAGTTTTATTGACAGTATAGATTCTATTTTTAAAATTTTAGAAAAAGGAGAGAAAAAGTATCCTAACTTTTTTGCTTTGCATTCTAATATAATGTTTGGAAAAAATAAGGATAAGGGTGTAAATGTTATGATGAATATGATAAAGCATATTAAAGATAATATGTACAAAACTATTATAAAAGATAAAAATATAAGAGAAGATGCTTTTAATGATAATCTTAATGCTGATAAATTTATAGATATAATATTTGCATTTATAATGGATTCTATGATGAAAGGAAACTATGATAGTTCTTCTATAAAAGAGATTATTAAAAGAACTATTTATTGATATATAAAAAATAAAATAAAGGAAAAGTTTATGATTAATAAAAGGCTTATAGCTTTAATGGGAGATGCCAAAAAATATATAGCTTGGCATGTTATAATACAGCTTGTTAATCTGGCACTTAATATAACGGCCGTATTTTTTATGGCTGATATTATACAAAAGGCTTCTAATGGAAATATAACAAAAGAAGATATTATAAAATTATGCATAGCTATTTTTGTAATAATAGTATTAAGATTCAGATTTACTGTTTTAATGTCAAAAATGTCATATCAGGCTTCTGGAAGAGTTAAGCAGACTTTAAGAGAGAAAATATATTCAAAACTACTTACGCTTGGAAGCAGATATAAAGAAAAATTTTCTACAAGCGAAATAGTACAAATATCTATGGAGGGAGTTGATCAATTAGAAACTTATTTTGGCAGATACTTGCCTCAATTTTTTTACAGTATGATAGCTCCTATAGTACTTTTTGCTATGCTTTCTACTATAAGTATAAAATCGGCTGTTATACTTTTAATATGTGTTCCTCTTATACCTATATCAATTATTGCCATAGTGAAAATTGCTAAAAGAATATTAAAAAAATATTGGGGAAGCTACAGTGATTTGGGAGAGATATTTTTAGAAGATGTGCAGGGGCTTACCACTTTAAAAATATATAAAGCTGATGAAAAGAAAAATGAAGAGATGAATATAGAAGCTGAAAAATTTAGAATTGCTACTATGAATCTTTTATTTATGCAGCTTAATTCTACAACTATAATGGATATAATAGCGTACGGCGGGGCTGCTTTGGGAGTGATAATTTCGGTACTTGAATATATGAAAGGAAATATTAATCTTGCAGGCACATTTACTATAATAATGCTTTCTGCCGAGTTTTTTATTCCATTAAGACTTTTAGGTTCATTCTTTCACATTGCTATGAATGGAATATCTGCAAGCGATAAAATGTTTGAAATACTTGATATGAAAGACGATGATAAAAGAGTAAATAAAATTAATAAAAATAATGAAGAGATTACTTTTAAAGATGTTAGTTTTGCATACAATGAAGATAAAACTATATTAAAAAATATTAATATGACTATAAAAGAAAAATCATTTGTTTCTATAGTAGGGGGTTCAGGCTCTGGAAAAAGCACTATTGCTGGGATTATATCATTAAGAAATGAAAATTATAAAGGCTCTATTAAAATTGGAGATATAGAAATTTCTACTATAGATAAAAACGATTTGTACAAAAGAATAGTTGTAGTTGATCATAATAGTTATTTATTTGAAGGTACTGTATATGATAATTTAAAAATGGCTGGAGATAATATAACAGAAAATCATATGAATGAGGTATTAAAAAAAGTTGAGCTTTATGATTTTTTACAGTCTGAAGACGGACTTAATACTAAGATAATGGAGAAGGCTTCCAATTTATCAGGAGGGCAGAAACAGAGATTGGCATTAGCAAGGGCTATACTTCTTAAAGGAGACATATATATATTTGATGAAGCTACTTCTAATGTTGATGTTGAAAGCGAAGAGAGCATTATGAAAGTGATAAGAGATATTGCCAAAGAAAAAACTGTTATATTAATATCTCATAGGCTTTATAACTCTATGCTTTCAGATAAAATATACTTCTTAAAAGACGGTGTTATAAAAGAAGAAGGCACACATAATGAGTTAATGAATATAAACGGAGAGTATGCTAAAGTTTTTAATGAGCAGACTAATTTAGAGAGTATAACAAAAGGAGAGAGTTTAAGAATAGCTATATAAAATAAATATATACTAAAAATTTTTAAATTTGTAATTTTTTTATTGTTCTTTTTCCAACAGCACACCTGCCTACGGCACGCAGAGCTAGGCGGACTTCGTCAAAGTTGCTACCAAAGGCACGCTTCGCGAAAGTGCAAATTTAAAAATAATGATAAATAGTACTAATTATGTTTTACATGTAGACTAAATTATTAAATTTAGCCTAAAATATAGCCTTTCACTGCCGACACCACAGGTGGACTTCGTCGGCACGCAGAGCGGGCACGACTGTGTGCTTCGCAGCAAAGCCACCACAAACAATAAATTTAAAAAACTAATTTTGATAAATTATCGTTCTTAGGATATAAATAAAGGAGTTTATAAAATGAGAAGAAGCGGTATAAAAATTATGGCGGAATTAATCGGTTTAATAACTCCGCTTATACATGTTATGATACTTGCAATAACTACAGGAGTTTTAGGTTTTCTATGTGCAATATCAATAACTATATTCGGTGGATATGCCATATTAACATATTTAGGATTAAATAATTTGTTTACGATAAAAACTATATTTATAATAGTTTTGGTTCTTGCTGTTTTAAGAGGAGTACTTCACTATATAGAACAGCTTAGCAATCACTTTATAGCTTTTAAACTACTTGCTTTAATAAGAGATAAAGTTTTTAAGGCTTTAAGAAAATTATCCCCTGCCAAACTTGAAGGAAGAGATAAAGGAAATTTAATAGCATTAATCACAAGTGATATTGAACTTCTTGAAGTGTTTTATGCACATACCATTTCTCCTATAGCAATAGGAGTATTAACTTCAATTATTATGACGATTTTTATAGGAAGTTTTAATATTGTATTAGGAGTTATAGCATTGCTTGGATATATTACCATAGGTTTTATAATACCTTATTTTTCATCAAAGTTTGGTAAAAATGATGGAATGGTTTATAGAGATGATTTCGGTAAATTAAACAGTTATTTTCTTGACAGTTTATGGGGTATAAAAGAGATACTTCAATTTGGATACGGAGAGAAAAGAGCTAAAAATATAGAAACAAAAACTGATAATTTAATGCATATTAATGAAAAGCTAAAAAATTATGAAGGCTTTATATCTGCCCTTACAACTTCTGCTGTAACATTATTTACATTTGCTGTACTTATTGTGAGTATAGTATTATCAAAAGATATAAAAAATAATTTTGCTAATATTATAATACCTACTATATCAATGGCTAGCTCATTCGGACCTGTTATAGCATTAAGTAATTTATCGAACAATTTGTTTATGACTTTGGCAAGCGGTGAGAGAGTATTAAACTTGCTTAAAGAAAAGCCTATTATTGAAGAAGTTTATAATGGAGAGAAAGATTTAGAGTTTAAAGGCTTGGAATGTAAGGATATATATTTTGACTATGAAGGCGAAGAGATATTAAATGACTATAATTTGCAAATAGAGCCTAATAAAATAATAGGAATAAGTGGCAAAAGCGGAAGTGGAAAATCAACTCTTTTAAAACTATTTATGCGTTTTTGGGATATAAAAAAAGGAAGCCTGCAAATATCATCTAAAGATATAAAAGATATAAATACAAATTCTCTTCGAGATATGGAAAGCTA
It encodes the following:
- a CDS encoding TetR/AcrR family transcriptional regulator, whose protein sequence is MNNIITSKEDILKASRELIKRKGLNAINMRSVADEANIAVGSIYNYFKSKEELTIAVIVSVWADIFHSSDISLESESFIDSIDSIFKILEKGEKKYPNFFALHSNIMFGKNKDKGVNVMMNMIKHIKDNMYKTIIKDKNIREDAFNDNLNADKFIDIIFAFIMDSMMKGNYDSSSIKEIIKRTIY
- a CDS encoding amino acid ABC transporter ATP-binding/permease protein, with protein sequence MRRSGIKIMAELIGLITPLIHVMILAITTGVLGFLCAISITIFGGYAILTYLGLNNLFTIKTIFIIVLVLAVLRGVLHYIEQLSNHFIAFKLLALIRDKVFKALRKLSPAKLEGRDKGNLIALITSDIELLEVFYAHTISPIAIGVLTSIIMTIFIGSFNIVLGVIALLGYITIGFIIPYFSSKFGKNDGMVYRDDFGKLNSYFLDSLWGIKEILQFGYGEKRAKNIETKTDNLMHINEKLKNYEGFISALTTSAVTLFTFAVLIVSIVLSKDIKNNFANIIIPTISMASSFGPVIALSNLSNNLFMTLASGERVLNLLKEKPIIEEVYNGEKDLEFKGLECKDIYFDYEGEEILNDYNLQIEPNKIIGISGKSGSGKSTLLKLFMRFWDIKKGSLQISSKDIKDINTNSLRDMESYVTQETSIFKDTIENNIKIANQNASREDVIEACKKASLHDFIMTLPKGYDTNVGELGDTLSGGEKQRIGIARSFLHNAPFILLDEPTSNLDSLNEAVILKSIKENSDKKTVVLVSHRLSTLNIADKVYKMKTDRVS
- a CDS encoding ABC transporter ATP-binding protein/permease: MINKRLIALMGDAKKYIAWHVIIQLVNLALNITAVFFMADIIQKASNGNITKEDIIKLCIAIFVIIVLRFRFTVLMSKMSYQASGRVKQTLREKIYSKLLTLGSRYKEKFSTSEIVQISMEGVDQLETYFGRYLPQFFYSMIAPIVLFAMLSTISIKSAVILLICVPLIPISIIAIVKIAKRILKKYWGSYSDLGEIFLEDVQGLTTLKIYKADEKKNEEMNIEAEKFRIATMNLLFMQLNSTTIMDIIAYGGAALGVIISVLEYMKGNINLAGTFTIIMLSAEFFIPLRLLGSFFHIAMNGISASDKMFEILDMKDDDKRVNKINKNNEEITFKDVSFAYNEDKTILKNINMTIKEKSFVSIVGGSGSGKSTIAGIISLRNENYKGSIKIGDIEISTIDKNDLYKRIVVVDHNSYLFEGTVYDNLKMAGDNITENHMNEVLKKVELYDFLQSEDGLNTKIMEKASNLSGGQKQRLALARAILLKGDIYIFDEATSNVDVESEESIMKVIRDIAKEKTVILISHRLYNSMLSDKIYFLKDGVIKEEGTHNELMNINGEYAKVFNEQTNLESITKGESLRIAI